TAATTTACTTATTTTATGTGTGCAAGAGCCTCCCATTTTTGTGCAATAGAGGCTATAGTCAATTAAGTGACATCTGAAGATGATACTTTTAAAAGTCTTGTATACCAAGTGTGATTGTGTTTTCTCTTATATGTTTGATGTTACATTTTCATTTCCGACGATGGCCAGTCATCTATTTTTTTATTAACTTGTGCAATGCCAtttactattttttttctttttctttttctctctctctttttaacCTTTCCTTTTATGGGATGACTAGTTTTTAGCTTATGGCAAAAATCCTCtatcatataaaatgaaacggtAGATAGAATTGCAACGAAATAAAGTCTACAGCCCATGCTAATTTAAGCACATCTCAACTATTTTATGAGTATTTGTTAGTTTCTGGCTTTCTGCCAATACAAATATGGGTTCGTTGAGGATTGAATATCCACGTGATGTTATATTTCGGTTGCTTGTGAGAGAATATGATTAGcctttcaagtttttttttttttttcttgaaaaagaaTGGATGTGATCCTACCAAAAGTAACCCATCGAATTCCATCAGAACTTCAAAGTTAAACGTGTTTGGATGAGAGTAATACTAGATTTGGTTGTTTTTGTTGTAAATTTGAAAAAGAGAATCATATTCGAAGGACTATTAAAGCAAAAGAATCAATTATATAAGGACTAAAAGGATTGTTAGCAATATCTTTAATGCCTGTTTGGTTGTTTGTCATGTGTTGTTACGTAACATATGATAGTACTGTGTTATTTTGATGAATATAAAATTTGAATGAATTGTATCATGTCATGAGGCCATCGTGCACCAACCTAAAAATTAAGCTTAtaatattttatattaaaaaagaaaCAACGCAATCACATTAAAATTCATTTTATAAATTTAACAATAAATATGATTAAATTTAAGTAACAACAACATAGTAACAAATATCCAAACAAGCCGGCTAAGCAACGGACAATATTTTATGAAGGTTCTGTTTTTTTTCTGTTTGGTTATTAAGAATGGCCAAACTATTTCATTATTCAAGTTTTGATCTTTTGATTCTCCATGCCACTCTTTCACACATAACTCATACAACTATACTACAATGGCTTCTTCCTTGTCAACTCTCCCAAAACCCATCTCAGAATCCTCTTTTTTCCTACCAAAATTAAGCAATTCCATTGTTATTCCAAAGAACATCTCAATTTCAAGATTAAAGATCAGACCTTTGATCCAATCAAATGTTTTCAAGAATTCAAATCAAACCCAATTTTCCTCTGGTAAATTTGAAatgatttttcattaaattcTTTTATTTTGGTAATTGGGGTTCCATATTTCAGTTTATTATATTACTCCATCCGGTTCATAATAAGCTCAACTTAGCCTTTTTAACATTCTTAAGAAATAGACACTAACTCCTagaaaaaaatagatattttactAAACTATCCTTAATTCTTATTTATTGTCTCGAgtaaataggggcaaatatgaaaaaaaataaaaaattaattctaacacttattttgaaaaggAGGGAGTAGCTCTTATTACAAGTTTACTGAAATTTTGAGCTAATACTAACATGGGTGTTTGGTGTGGCAGAAGGAGAATGTAGTCCAACGTTTGATGTCCCACTTCTCTCTTGCTCAGAGGTCTGTCCTTTATCACTTTTATGCATTTATttcacttctatttttatttGGTACTGTGATGACATGAATTGAGCTTAAATGGAGAAACATGGTccgtgaggattcatatagctgacCTAACTTTTTTGAGATTGAGGCGTAGTAGTAATAGTAATGGTAATAGTAATAGTTGTTGTTATTCTTAATGTTTATGTTAAATAATTGTTTGTAAACCTGCAGAGATAGAGCTTAAATATTACTTGCCTCTATAGTGGAGAACATAATTGTTAAAACTAAAAATTTTAGCTTGTTCAAAGCAGCTACTCTGGTTGCTTAGCTTAATTCTGAAGAGATAATAAGAAAGAgagtgatttcttcccatctgcctAGATCTTGTTGTCCAGAGTTACTCGGTACCAGGCGCCTGGAACCAGTAGAGTGTATATGTGCTTTTCTGGCGAATAGACAGTTTGCGGCTTTGCGCATATCAATCATCAAGTTGTTAGATTGATTTTAACAGAATGTGCTCTTGCTGACCCCTGCCTCCATGGAAAACTAAAAGAAACAAATATTGAGAATTAATTTAATTCAGTGAAATTttcagaaaaaataaataaatcgaAAATTCATTTAATTTAGTGGAACTTTCTTATTAATTTCTTGTAAAGGTTATTGAGAGGTTGAGAACAAATCGAGAAAGTCACAAAACCAAGCAACAGTATTTAGCAATGTATTCTAGCGTTTTTGGTGGAATCACAACTGATACAGCTGCGATGGTGATTCCCATGGATGATCACATGGTCCATAGAGGGCATGGAGTTTTTGATACTGCTGCCATTATGGATGGGTTAGTTTTCCTAACTCTATAAGTTAAGCCATTCATTTTGGTTCTTTAAAATCTTTTCTTTTTCCATCAGAGTTGATTTGTGAGGTGGAATTTCATTCCTGTATCTAACATAGATCAAGTCTGAAAAGGCCTATCGTTCCTATAGATTTAGCTGCACTTGATTACATTAAACACATATCCAAGTGTAAgatttttttttagcattttaaTATTACAATGCCCACAAAATTTGACCATACATTTCACATGGTAGCAGCCAATGTTTTTCACATTGGTAGCAGCCACAAAACAACAAATTTGGTAAATCTTTTGACCATACATTTCACGTGGTAGCAGCCAATGTTTTTCACATTGTTAGCAGCCACAAAACAACAAATTTGGTAAATGTTTCTCACGGTTTTGAGGTAAAAAAAAGTGACTACTATACCTTTTCATCCACTATAAAAGGATGAATTATTATTCTCCATtatatacattcaaatacatagAAAAAATCATTAACTTGTGAGAGTAGAGAGGAAAATATATATCCTTTGGAGAATTCATAAAAAGTGAGGAAAGTAAATAATAAAAGAGTtcattagttgaaggaaggtgttcttctttggtggagctttggactcaacatcttgtccagagtttgttgagttatacgacgtgttcgggctgttgtatcctggaggggacaagtcagaaagtattactgctggaccggtaaatttgctgcagtgggcttgaatctccttaaagagagcgagatatccgcgcctcagccgaagaattttttatttcttcacttttatttttcaattgtaattgtaatttcattgcaatatcaccaacaattttaaggagattcaaatggctacaattgaaaaatcggcggatgtcaaagtaggagatcttaacaagccatttcggttcaacggtactcattttaagagatggaagggtaaagtacttttctacttaagccttctcaatgtttcttatgtgttaaatgagaagaatccaaataaagtagacaactcttccatgaatgatgaagaacttatttctcttcaagaaaaaactgaaaagtacgatgaagattcatacaagtgtcggtattatttacttaattgtctatcagataatttttatgattattatgatagaacttactctactgcaaagaaaatttggaaagcGTTGCAGAGTAAATATGATACCGAGGAGGCTGGAGCGAAAAAATATGCTGCTAGTAGATTTTTTCGTTTCCAAATGATAGACAACAAATTAGTGGTAGACCAAGCCCAAGATTTTATAATGATCGTTGGAGAGCTCAGGTCCGAGGAGATAAAAATTGGAGATAACCTTATTGTTTGtggcataatagataaacttccaccttcatggaaggaatttcaaaaacctatgcgccacaaacaaaaggaaacctGTCTTGAGACGTTGATTATGCGAATCCGCATGGAGGAAGAAGCAAGGGGCCAAGATGCACTTTTACAAACGGAAGAGAGCAACTTACAACCCGTCACaaataaggtaaatttaattacttcaaataatgctgctcctaatgctaacaaaaatacctctatgaagcctaagaagaaaatattcaagaaaaataatggtagaCCTCCCAAGAAAAATAATTGTGGTAATAACCAAGCACAACATCAACAAGCACAAAATGGAGGACCATGCTTTGTCTGTGGCAAGAGTGGGCATATTGctcgattttgcaagtttcggaaacgtggtcctacacctcaggcgaacgttaccgaagagccacttgtggcgatgataacagacataaatatggttgaaaatgttgatggatgGTGGGCTGATTCTGGTGCAAACCGTCATGTCTGCTATGACAAAGATTGGTTCAAAGTGTATACTCCATTTGAGGAGCCCGAAACCATCATGCTTGGTGATTCTCACACTACTCAAGTGCTTGGAAAGGGAGATGTCGAGTTGAGCTTTACCTCAGGAAGGGTGTTAACTCTAAAAGATGTACTTTTTACTCCTTCCATGAGAAAAAATTTGATGTCTAGTTTTCTTCTTAATAAAGCAGGCTTCAAACAGATTATTGAATCTGATCAATATGTAATAGTGAAAAAAGGTATAGTAGTCACTTTTTTTGACCTCAAAACCGTGAGAAACATTTACCAAATTTGTTGTTTTGTGGCTGCTACCAATGTGAAAAACATTGGCTGCTACCACGTGAAATGTATGGTCAAAGGATTTACCAAATTTGTTGTTTTGTGGCTGCTACCAATGTGAAAAACATTGGCTGCTACCATGTGAAATGTATGGTCAAATTTTGTGGGCATTGTAATAttaaaatgctaaaaaaaaatcttacaatccaccactcattttaatattaacATAAGAGAGTTTATCAGCTGAAGGTAGATTAatatgcataatgaaggtgtgctctgcattgaaccttcacttagtaaaacaataatctttactccagagccgtagtggtctcagacttgaactatgactgctttagggaaataaagaattactgcttacacataataatcaaggtgttgACATGAGCTTTAATATGATCAACATTAATTGTACCActtgtcaaatatgatctcacagtactgtgttttctccttatagatctggatttaccgttataataacggttttgaactctaccaattgcagcggtgctatcacaatgattaaaaaggattttgaaaaatgtgaagcttgtagtaaagccaaaatcacaaaaaggcctcattttcaagttgaaagaaaaactgaattattagagttaattcatactgatatttgtgaacttggaggaactttaactcgtggaggaaatagatattttattacttttattgatgattttttcAAGTATACATATGTTctcttgatgaaaaataaaagtgatgcttttgaaaattttaaaatttatctccatgaagttgaaaatcagtttggtagaaaaataaaaagaattagaagtgatagaggccgtgaatatgagtctaacgagtttaattcttttgttagatcgttgggaataattcatgaaactactccacCTTACTCTCCTGCATCTAATGGTGTAGCGGAGAGAAAAAGTGGTTGTGCTCATGCATCTCCTTGATAAAATTTATCTTCATAAATACATTCAATAAGAAGTTCACTGCGTAAGACTAGTCAATATATTATCCTGCAGTTTTTCATAAAGATATGCTGTTTGGGGCTTTCGTAATTTCTCAACAAGTAAAATAGTGATTTAAATCCCTTTAAATTGGGTCTTTAGCACTTACAAGTTGAGATAATGAGGTCTGATGTTCTGGCAGATTGAACATACTATAACTTGGTTGTCTGTCTAATTTGACCAAATTCTAGTCACATAGAAGTAGAACATAGCTTGTTTGCCTATCTAACTTGGCCAAATTCTCATACTTTTTGTTCAATTCTGTCTTCTAGTTAATCTTGAACCAGATTTCTCTTACGTTCTATGTTGGGCAAACCTCCATTTATAGGATTAAATTATGTGAGCAACTCTGAAGTGTGGACTAATTGTACTTTACATGACTCTGAACTGGTAAATCTGTAAATGTCTTTAATTTTCTATTCTTCTTATTTCCTATCTACCCTCAGATACCTTTATGAGTTGGACCAACACCTTGATCGTTTCCTGAGATCTGCAACCATGGCCAAGATACAAATTCCTTTTGATAGGGAAAGCGTTAGACGAATTCTCATTCGTACAGTAAGCATTTCACAATGCAGAAAAGGTTCTCTAAGATACTGGCTTTCGGCGGGACCCGGTGATTTCCAACTATCTCCGTCCGGCTGTCATCAAGCAGCTCTTTTTGCCATTGTAATTCAAGATCAATCACCTCCTGATCACAGGGGCGTCAGAGTTGTAACTTCATCAATCCAAATAAAACCCCCACAGTTTGCTGTCATGAAGAGCGTAAATTATCTGCCAAATGCACTTTCCAAGATGGAAGCAGAAGAAAATGATGCATATGCAGCGATTTGGTTGGACGGCGACGACTTTGTTGCTGAAGGACCGAACATGAATGTGGCTTTTGTTACAAAAGACAAGGAACTTCTGATGCCTTGTTTTGACAAAATTCTCAGTGGTTGTACAGCTAAAAGAGTTCTGGTTCTTGCAGCAAAATTAGTAAAAGAAGGTAAACTTCAGGGTATTAGAGTAGATAACGTGTCTGTGGAGGACGGGAAAAGAGCAGAGGAGATGATGCTTATTGGCAGTGGAGTTCTTGTACGCTCAGTGGTGCAGTGGGATGAAGAAATCATCGGCTATGGTAAGCCTTTCTCTGCTTCCATCAAAACAATGAACTATGGAATGTTGTCCCTTCATTCCATTTGCTTTGGTTTCTTATGCTGCTGAAAATATGATGTTTCAAAATTCGAG
The sequence above is a segment of the Lycium barbarum isolate Lr01 chromosome 6, ASM1917538v2, whole genome shotgun sequence genome. Coding sequences within it:
- the LOC132600335 gene encoding D-amino-acid transaminase, chloroplastic-like isoform X1, with protein sequence MASSLSTLPKPISESSFFLPKLSNSIVIPKNISISRLKIRPLIQSNVFKNSNQTQFSSEGECSPTFDVPLLSCSEVIERLRTNRESHKTKQQYLAMYSSVFGGITTDTAAMVIPMDDHMVHRGHGVFDTAAIMDGYLYELDQHLDRFLRSATMAKIQIPFDRESVRRILIRTVSISQCRKGSLRYWLSAGPGDFQLSPSGCHQAALFAIVIQDQSPPDHRGVRVVTSSIQIKPPQFAVMKSVNYLPNALSKMEAEENDAYAAIWLDGDDFVAEGPNMNVAFVTKDKELLMPCFDKILSGCTAKRVLVLAAKLVKEGKLQGIRVDNVSVEDGKRAEEMMLIGSGVLVRSVVQWDEEIIGYGREGPVTQALLNLLLEDMKSGPPTVRVPIPY
- the LOC132600335 gene encoding D-amino-acid transaminase, chloroplastic-like isoform X2, producing the protein MASSLSTLPKPISESSFFLPKLSNSIVIPKNISISRLKIRPLIQSNVFKNSNQTQFSSGECSPTFDVPLLSCSEVIERLRTNRESHKTKQQYLAMYSSVFGGITTDTAAMVIPMDDHMVHRGHGVFDTAAIMDGYLYELDQHLDRFLRSATMAKIQIPFDRESVRRILIRTVSISQCRKGSLRYWLSAGPGDFQLSPSGCHQAALFAIVIQDQSPPDHRGVRVVTSSIQIKPPQFAVMKSVNYLPNALSKMEAEENDAYAAIWLDGDDFVAEGPNMNVAFVTKDKELLMPCFDKILSGCTAKRVLVLAAKLVKEGKLQGIRVDNVSVEDGKRAEEMMLIGSGVLVRSVVQWDEEIIGYGREGPVTQALLNLLLEDMKSGPPTVRVPIPY